DNA from Rosa rugosa chromosome 6, drRosRugo1.1, whole genome shotgun sequence:
CACTATCAGTTCTTTTGAATCACATCTCTACAGTAATAGGTGCACTTTAAGAGCAAATAGTTGGCAGCAGAGACTATCCCAAAGCTAAGAACTTTTGGTTACTTGATTTCATTGAGAGTCTTCAGAGTTCAGAGCATTCCTACAACAGCTATGGAGTCAAAGGCTCACCGGAGGTCAGATTTTCCGGCTAGTGTACCGTTTCATTTCTTCAGAATAATACTTCAGCCAGACATGCAGAGACAGAAACTGGTATAGTTCATGCAATCATGTTCTCTATATGGTTACTGGGAATTTCGGGTGTGTTTGTTGTGCCGTGATGTCACTTTTTAGTTTTCTTGTTAAACTCTGATCACCATCAGGATTGTAAAGCTTTGTATGTGATTGGTTTATTTAACTCACTGATATTTTAAGATTTGCTGAGCTTATTGACACACAGCTCTGAGTTCATGCCAAACAAAGATCAATGATGTGGGTAGATGtcattttcttgttttattgttttaattGGTAACCCTTCATCTTAATTGCTAGTGCTGCAAGTGCTTCAGGTGTGAAATTGGAAATAATATACTCCAAGATTTGCAAGGCCTATTGGCAAGCAAGTAAAAGCACCATTAATTTAGTTACAAGTTTTGAGTCCCGGCCAAATTAGAAATTTAAAGATAAAAAAATCAGAACTTTGAGTTCAAAAAAGTGTTCTCATAAAGTGGTACACTATGAAGAGTATTCTTGTCTGCATTCTTTCCGTTTTCATTTTACATTCAGAGAAATTCATTGTCATCTtcctcttgatataaatgaGCTACTTGTTTtggattattttgtgtttttgtttttaggggATATATATAGATTGTCATTTTGCTGTGGAATTAAATCCGTGTTAACTTATTGTGGTGCTGCAGAGGCTTCCACCAAAGTTTGTGGCGAAATTTGGGAAAGAATTGTCCGATGTTGCTATACTGACTGTTCCCACTGGCCGTGTTTGGCAAGTGGGTTTGGAAAGAGTTGACAAAAGAATTTGGTTTGTTAAAGATTGGCAGGCTTTGGCAGAATACTATTCTCTCCGTTATGGGGACTTCCTAGAATTTAGATATGAAGGGAATTCAAATTTCCGCGTTTTAATATTTGATATGACTTGTTCTGAGATTGCCTACCCTTGTCAAGAGCAAAGTTCTGATTTGCATTCTATGGGGATTCATGAAGAGGATATGGAAAATGATGGTGTTTGTGACACTTTAGGTACCGCAACTCCTCTTTCTCATGCTTCAATGAAAAGAAAATGCAAATGTCTAGACAAACATGTTCTTGAAAGAAGACATGTTTTGCACCCTGGCTCGAATCTTAACAAATGTATCAAAAGAGGTGTTACCAGCAAGGAGAATATGCTATATCAGTCTGACAATGAGACGAGAAGAAAGAAGACTAGATATGTAGATGAAGGagacacaatcaactcaagtagTGTGATGAAATCAGCGCCAGCTAGTTTGAAGGAAAATAGAATGCCAAGCTCTCTGGAATTATTAACAAAACAGAATGATGATAAGAAAGTGATCCAGGCTACTAGAATGTTCAAGCCGAAAAATCCTTTTTTCTCAATTATCTTGCAGCCATTTAACTTCACTTATTGCTATTTGGTGAGATTTACATGTAATTTTCCTTCAAAATATTTAGTATAAAATAAATATTCTTAATTGTGGAATTTTTCCTTCACTTTTGCAGCATGTGCCTACTGACTTTGCTGAGAAATATTTGAGTGGGTGTTCAGAATCCATCAAACTTCAGGGTTCTCATGGAAAGCAGTGGGATGTTCGATTTGTGTCTACAAATCCTTCACTTCCGATAATATGCAGGGGTTGCATTCAGTTTTTGACAGACAACAATTTGGAAGAGGGAGATGTCTGTCTTTTTGAGCTGATGAAAAGCAAAGCTGACGTGGTTCTAAAAGTTTCAATACTTCGTGCAGCTGAATATGAAGACACAATAGACTCAAGTAATGTGAAGAAATCAAAGCGGGCCATGCTGAATCAGAATAGAATGCGTGGCTCACAGGATTTCTCCACAGGACAGAATAAAGATGATGGAATGTTTGCTTTTGACATTTTTTCTCACACTTATCCTAAATGGAAACTTAAGTTTCCCAAAGAGTGTGAGAAGGTGACCTATGCTACCAGAATGTTCAATCTGAAAAATCCTTTTTTCGCTGTCATCTTGCAGTTCAATAACTACCATCTGGTGAGGCTTACATATCATATGAATTTGAAATCTTTCGGTATCACAGAGAAATGCTTACTTGGATGCTTCTTGCTTCACTTTTGCAGTTAATTCCTGTTCCCTTTGCTAGGAGATATTTGAGTAGCTGCGCAGAATTTATCAAACTACAGGATTCCAATGGTGGCCAATGGGATGTCCAATGCAGTTCTACAAATGCTTCAAGTTCAGTCCTTAGATTCGGCAGGGGATACAATGTATTTTTGACAGACAAGAATTTGGAGCAAGGAGATGTATGTCTCTTTGAGCTGATAAAAAGGAATGATGTTTTGCTAAAAGTTTCAGTACTCCGTGCTTCTGAATATGAAGACATGGTCCATGATAAAGAGAAGAAACTTGATGAGATTAAGAGCAGAAGTTATAGAAATGGACATGAGGAAGAGATACCAGAGCTAGTTGGGAGACTTAATGAAAAGGGAAGGTCTCCCTCACACAAGTTGTCTGCGGAAGATGAAGGAAACACAGAATTTTGCAATAGTGGAACTTTGTATTATTCTTCTAAGATAGAAAAGATAGTGATGTCCAAAGAAAGCAGGAGGGCGTTCAATGCTGCCAAAAAGTTCAAGACAGAAAATCCTGCCTTCCTTGTATTCTTGCGACATTATCACAAGTCTTTTCTGGTAATGACACACAgacacacagacacacacacacacacacagtgcTTGGAAGTCTTTCAGTTCTAACTTAAAATATGCTTAGTTTCAAATTTTATTGCCTGTGCAGGTAGTGCCTGCTGAATTTGGTACTAAGCATCTGGGGTATGAATGCCCAATATTCATTACACTTGAGGCGCCTAATGGAAAGCGGTGTCATGTTCGCTGCATTTATGCTACTGATAGGAAAAAAATATCTGGTGGATGGAGTGCATTCTCCTCAGAAAATAATTTGGAAGAAGGGGATGTTTGTGTATTTGAGCTGACCGCAAGTAAAGATGTTGAGCTGAAGGCTTCAATATTTCGTGCAGCAGAATTTGCGGACTAGTAAATTAACAAATGTTCCAATTGTTGTACTGCTGTCTAAGTTTGTAGCTCCTGAGTTTTGGATGTGCACAAGCAGTGTCAAGAAAACTGCCCTTTCTTTGGTATTTTGTATAGAGAGTTGGCTTCTTGACTTTACACATGCTATATTTTGGTTGTATGGTATTGCCAATATGTAAATCTTTTGCAGGAGAGCTACAAAGGGAATTGGGTAATGTTTTTATTCGTAATGACTAGTGAGATTCTCTTGTTAAATATTGCTGATTTTGGTTTCAACTGAGTTTGTGTGATTATAGAATATTTGTGCTAGACGTTATGAAAGGAAATTCAGAATGTCACATGCAGACGCTAGCTGCACACGTTTTTCTCGGTATAGTCCTTGAATGTAATATGGTCACAAAATACAGATTACAAACCCAGATTTAAACCGGGTATGAATTAAGTATGAACTTAACTAAAAACGTATGTGTAAAGCGGAGTAGAATTTATAGAAAAAGTAACTCAGTTTTATCTTGATACATGAATTACAAGAAATAtggaaacaaagaaagcaaaaagAAATCATTGATTCAGTTTGTTATGAACTCTAGGAAAATTctacggtacattaatgtactaaTACATTAAGTACATATATTAGATTGGATATAACGGTAGACTGACTCTATGAATAAGTAGACTAGCTTGAATTGGTATAGCTCTATATCGAGGTAGTCTACCTCTGTATTGaactagtctacttgatgtataggtacattaatgtaccgtcTATGAACTCTATATCACTATGAAGGAATTCTCTATATTTGATAATAAAAAAATGAGTTCCTTGAcccaaaaatacaaaattagAGAAAATGTTTCACCATCAAATCAGTCTCTCtcttattaaaaaaacaaaaaaaaaattcagtctctctctctctgtatgaGTTTGACACAAACCCAAAACTCCCAAGTCCCAACACCATCAATCCCTAATCACCGTCACCAATTCATCACCGATCTCTTTCACTATTTCACTATCGGTTCCCTTCAATTTGACTCAACATTCAtatattttgggtttttttaattgaaatatCGATttactgtaaaaaaaaaaacattggtcGAAATTCTGCCGGTTTGAAGAAACTACAAACCAATATTAAATCACAAACACCAGCtcataatttaaaacaaaatcctGTTATACTTAATTATCATTGAACCCAACCACGGATTAGACGGATGGATTCATCTATTACCTTAactcatgcatgcatgcatggcaGAGATTTGAAAATGTCTTACACATTCACGGAATCACGGCTCTACGTTATACAGTACACATTCACGTATACACTCGTGTCATAACGGATATTTAATGATAATTAAGAGAGTACTAATCATATATGTTCTGTACTTTTTTTTGTTATGAATTCATTTAATTTACCTTTGCAATTTTCCTAGCTCCTGGACAGCTGATCCTGCATTTATTCAAATATTGTTAAATTTAACAAGTTTTTCTCAATCAGCTAACCTTTACCTTTGATTAGAATATAATTAATGTTCCACGTAATTTTTTACTTCCATACCTGAAATCAAATCCCATATTAATTATTTATAGATTCAATTTTGGGTCCATTAACCTGCATGAATGTCGACCTTTGAGAAAGATTcatgaaaatatatataatcatcAATTACCTAAACTTATTTggaatttttattcaaaaaaaataattatttgtAATCTTATATATATTCCTCCACAAGGCAAAGACAGTTGCCAACTATTTTAACAACTCCTGATAGGGTGCATGCCGCATGGGGATTTCTAGAGTATTCTAACCTACTTTCGAATTGATGAACTTTTGCCGTTTTTGGTTAATTTCCGGTAGACAGTATTTGAGCTAATTTAGATTCAATGGTTAGTGATTATATATGAAATTTCCCGTTTTTATTATAATATGACCATTACATGGTCACCACGTAACCGCAAGAATACCATGAATTTATTTACCTTTTCCATTTTTCCATCTATATGTCCATCAAATTCCTGTACCTTTTCAAATACCTGAAATTGAACAATCAATTAACACTTAATTAGAAAATAATTTGTTCAAGGTAATTTCCATTAATTTCCATATCTGTATTAAATCAAATCCCATAATATAGATCCACTTTTCGGGATGACATGTAAGACCATTAACCTAACCATTTTTTAGGACAAATTCATGCAAAACTCCTCGATCTTGAGCTAATTATAATCTTCCTTCACATGCCAACTTATGCCTTTACTGCAAAAATTCACTGATGATATTCATACAATCCAAACATAAAGAGAAATAAAGCAACCGAATCTGGGATATCAAAATCATATAGTAATTTAATTCCAATAATAACTGATATTCATGCATGCTCTGCAAAATCATGTCAGCAAATTCCATTTGCCTTCTTTTGCTCTTTCACAGACTATATAAACAAACCCATAGTACCACAAATTAATGTCACAAAAGAAGTTCTCTAATTAGCCATGGCAGCCTTAGCAACAACAGCATTTGCactcttccttctttttgtCTCTAATTTCTCTTCAGTCTCTGCCAAAGGAGGCTTCACCATTGACCTAATTCACCGCGACTCGCCACGCTCTCCCTTCTACAACCCTGCAGAAACTCCATCCCAACGCTTGGAGAATGCCTTTCGCCGTTCCTTCGGCCGACTCAGCCATTTTAAGCCAACAACTTCCTCTTCTGTAGCTCAGCCTAACCAGGCCGAGTCCACTATAATCAACAACCGTGGTGAGTACCTCATGGAGTTGGCAATTGGAACACCACCGGTTCCGATCAAGGCCATTGCCGACACCGGCAGTGACCTCATCTGGACGCAGTGCAAGCCTTGTGATGATTGCTACACGCAAACCGATCCTCTTTTCGACCCTTCCAAATCGTCTACTTACAAAACCGTTCCTTGCTCTTCAAACCAATGTACTGAGTTAAAGGGCAGGTGCTCCGCCAAGGGCAGTGGTTCGGGTTCGGCTTGCCAATACGAAGTGAACTATGGTGATCAGTCATACACAATTGGAGACATTGCCGTGGACACTCTAACCCTAGCTTCCACTACCGGGAGAAATGTTTCTTTCCCGAAAACAATAATCGGGTGTGGTCACAACAATGATGGAACCTTTGACAAGAAAGGGTCTGGCATAGTTGGGCTTGGAGGTGGTGACGAGTCACTCATTACTCAATTGGGTACTTCTATAGATGGAAAGTTTTCATATTGCTTGATCCCTTTTGCCTCGGAAGGTGACCAAACAAGCAAGTTGAACTTTGGTGACAATGCTGTGGTTTCCGGATCTGGCGTTCTTTCCACTCCCATTGTCAAAGATCAAACCCGAAAaaccttctttttcttgacATTGGAGGCTATAAGCGTCGACAACACAAAAATTCCCTTCTCATCCTCAATTTCAGGCTCTGGTGAGGGCAACATTATAATCGACTCCGGCACCACACTGACCATACTAGAGCAGTCCTTCTACTCGAAGCTAGAAGAAGCAGTTGACAAGGTTGTCGGCGGGGAGCGCGTGAGCGACCCTCAGATTGGAATACCTCTTTGCTATAAGGTGAGTCTATCCCAGGATTTGAAGGTCCCAAATATTACCGTACATTTCACCGGCGCTGATGTGAAGTTGGAGCAGCAGAACACTTTTGTTAGGGTGAGCGATGATACTGTATGCTTTGCCTTTGCTCCGGCGCAGAGTCTTTCGATCTATGGGAACCTGGCCCAAGCGGGTTTCTTGGTGGGATATGACCTTAAGGGCAAGGCTGTGTCCTTCAAGCCAAGTGACTGCACCAAGTTCTAATTTGTATTTAAATGTTGCTTTTCCTTTCGCTTAGTTAATTAGGTGTTCTGTATCCagaataataagattattgctTTTCATTTCAGTTGTTATGATCGTCCGTTTTAGCATCAGAAGTTCCATTGTACGTACTCGTTCAATTTAATGAAATTCACTTCgacatcttcttcttttttcttctttgttcctAAACAATACTTCTCTATGTTTTTGTTTGCTACATTGCTGGGAAATAGAAGAGTCTGGTGACACCATGTAATTCACATACATCCAATTGAAATGAATTTGCAAACCACAAATGCTTTGGATACTTGAACTGTTTTCTTCATGcttaaaaccctaatttcaagaACAATAATATTATGTGAATTAAAATTTTGAAGTATTACTTAGAACTCTTCTTATGTGACAGTGCAGTGGCATAACCACTTAAATCAACATCTTTCATTAAATGACGTAGCATAgtaaaaaaattttgaaaaaaaataaaaaataaaaaacttcttattgaagatatttttttttttttttttaaaacaggATATTGACTGCATTAGATTCAATAGCTATAATGGGGCTAGAGTCTACCATGTACTTGAATAGGATACGGACAAAACCCGAACTCTATCAAGCAAatgcaaactcattacaagtctaTTTTGAGCTCACTATATATAAAGCGAGCTTATAAACAAAGAACTACTCCGTGTCTCCTAGAGCAAAATCATAACTAGCCTCCCATTAGCCAGGCAGGAAATTGTGGTACCAATAGAAAGCCacttcccagcaaacaaataggaacAACTCCTCATCCATAAGCAGCTTGACAACCAACCGTATTCCAAATAATTACCAATTCCCGTAAATGTCATGATCCGAAACGATTGGTCCTGGACCATAAGTCGACCTGAAATCCCAAGAAGGTCCACATCTCAGGCCAGGCTCACCGTCATCACTAGGTGCCAAAAGAGGGTGGCAAGGCACTCTCCCTACTGGCCCACAAAATTGAGCCCAACAACCCAAATTTGGGCCCAGGCCCAgaggcccaaacccaaacctGAGCAAGAATAGCAGCAGCCCGAAAAAACCTCTGCAATACCAGTGCCGCCACCGGCCAATTTTCCTGCGACCGACCCTTCCAGCAGTACATCAGGCCGTCCCCGCCTCTCGGCACCAGCAAAGCTCCCGACCTAATCCCACCTACAAACCAGAAGCGCTGGAGAACAACGATCGCACCACAGCAGCCTATGAATCGTTCGACCGCGTATCCAATCTCTCCGTCCGAGATCTACTTCGCCTCTTCCCGATTCGACTCGCTTTCGTCCCTAAACACCGCTGCCCAACGTGAGTCCAAATGTGCCAAGAGCTCAGTTCAGATGCCACCCAAGATCGACTCCGATCCTTGTAGATCGAAACAATCCTGTGTGGATTCGAGATCAAATATATCTCTAAGAAGAAACCCAGAGAACGGAAGCGTACTATCTGGCCGAGATCGACACCAAAATCCTGCGCCGCCATCCACTTGAACACGGTCGAATTGTTGTGCCGCCGTCTGCTCAAAACTGTAGGGCTTCGCTATCATTTGGCGTGGTTACCAATCAACCCTTATTGAAGATTCACATGCGAAATTCAACAATAATTCaaataagggtttttgtccatttatcccacttttagggatttttttcccacatACCcccttaaatttttttaattccttcttacccaaaacactctaaggaagtcttccctaatacaccattaaatttttttttttaataccattttaccctcatccATTTATTAtttagagagagggagagaaaccAAAAAGACTTAGCAGGTGCCCATCACCGATCAactgattccggtcaccggtggCTGGATTCCGACCAACTTTTgcaggaatccggtcaccggtcgccggattccggtcaccgccAGCCGCCCACCGCACTTTTttgaaaacctctattgcc
Protein-coding regions in this window:
- the LOC133717951 gene encoding B3 domain-containing protein LOC_Os12g40080-like, translated to MESKAHRRSDFPASVPFHFFRIILQPDMQRQKLRLPPKFVAKFGKELSDVAILTVPTGRVWQVGLERVDKRIWFVKDWQALAEYYSLRYGDFLEFRYEGNSNFRVLIFDMTCSEIAYPCQEQSSDLHSMGIHEEDMENDGVCDTLGTATPLSHASMKRKCKCLDKHVLERRHVLHPGSNLNKCIKRGVTSKENMLYQSDNETRRKKTRYVDEGDTINSSSVMKSAPASLKENRMPSSLELLTKQNDDKKVIQATRMFKPKNPFFSIILQPFNFTYCYLHVPTDFAEKYLSGCSESIKLQGSHGKQWDVRFVSTNPSLPIICRGCIQFLTDNNLEEGDVCLFELMKSKADVVLKVSILRAAEYEDTIDSSNVKKSKRAMLNQNRMRGSQDFSTGQNKDDGMFAFDIFSHTYPKWKLKFPKECEKVTYATRMFNLKNPFFAVILQFNNYHLLIPVPFARRYLSSCAEFIKLQDSNGGQWDVQCSSTNASSSVLRFGRGYNVFLTDKNLEQGDVCLFELIKRNDVLLKVSVLRASEYEDMVHDKEKKLDEIKSRSYRNGHEEEIPELVGRLNEKGRSPSHKLSAEDEGNTEFCNSGTLYYSSKIEKIVMSKESRRAFNAAKKFKTENPAFLVFLRHYHKSFLVVPAEFGTKHLGYECPIFITLEAPNGKRCHVRCIYATDRKKISGGWSAFSSENNLEEGDVCVFELTASKDVELKASIFRAAEFAD
- the LOC133716438 gene encoding aspartic proteinase CDR1-like, which gives rise to MAALATTAFALFLLFVSNFSSVSAKGGFTIDLIHRDSPRSPFYNPAETPSQRLENAFRRSFGRLSHFKPTTSSSVAQPNQAESTIINNRGEYLMELAIGTPPVPIKAIADTGSDLIWTQCKPCDDCYTQTDPLFDPSKSSTYKTVPCSSNQCTELKGRCSAKGSGSGSACQYEVNYGDQSYTIGDIAVDTLTLASTTGRNVSFPKTIIGCGHNNDGTFDKKGSGIVGLGGGDESLITQLGTSIDGKFSYCLIPFASEGDQTSKLNFGDNAVVSGSGVLSTPIVKDQTRKTFFFLTLEAISVDNTKIPFSSSISGSGEGNIIIDSGTTLTILEQSFYSKLEEAVDKVVGGERVSDPQIGIPLCYKVSLSQDLKVPNITVHFTGADVKLEQQNTFVRVSDDTVCFAFAPAQSLSIYGNLAQAGFLVGYDLKGKAVSFKPSDCTKF